One genomic segment of Clostridium saccharoperbutylacetonicum N1-4(HMT) includes these proteins:
- a CDS encoding PocR ligand-binding domain-containing protein, whose amino-acid sequence MIRILDGNTLDMDALEIKDIIDIDLLQKFQDDFAFAMNCASVTVDKDGTPVTKPSSYTRFCDGFIHTTKKGDDRCAASHKRMGEEAARTGKPYIGPCHAGLVDFAAPIIVEGKLIGTVLGGQMVTESPKESNVLQIAREIDVDGNGLVGASREVSVVDLKHIEKGASVLHIVVNALAKNGFNGLELDLISKKLSNNFMQVSATIEELSASANNISSQQEELNSEISHVGEITEQINNILDAIKNIAAQTKMLGLNASIEAAKAGEVGKGFSVVATEIKNLAETSKETAKSISDLTNKIKESVDGTVKNAKITLDTTKEQSRAMEAVSATIQDSVFVVDQLSNMTENLK is encoded by the coding sequence ATGATAAGAATATTAGATGGCAATACGTTGGATATGGATGCATTGGAAATAAAGGATATAATTGATATTGATCTACTGCAAAAATTTCAAGATGATTTTGCTTTTGCAATGAATTGTGCCAGTGTAACTGTAGATAAAGATGGGACTCCAGTAACAAAACCAAGTTCTTATACAAGATTTTGTGATGGATTTATACATACAACTAAAAAAGGTGATGATAGATGTGCAGCATCTCATAAGAGAATGGGAGAAGAAGCTGCTAGAACAGGTAAACCATATATAGGACCATGTCACGCTGGGCTTGTTGATTTTGCTGCGCCAATTATTGTAGAAGGAAAATTAATTGGTACAGTTTTAGGAGGACAAATGGTGACTGAAAGTCCTAAAGAAAGTAATGTTCTTCAAATTGCTAGAGAAATTGATGTGGATGGAAATGGACTTGTAGGGGCTTCAAGAGAAGTTAGTGTAGTTGATTTAAAGCATATAGAAAAAGGAGCAAGCGTATTACATATTGTAGTAAATGCCTTAGCTAAAAATGGATTTAATGGTCTTGAATTAGACTTAATATCAAAAAAATTATCCAATAATTTTATGCAAGTATCTGCAACAATAGAAGAACTTTCAGCTTCAGCAAATAATATTTCATCACAACAAGAGGAATTAAATAGTGAAATTAGTCATGTCGGAGAAATAACAGAACAAATTAATAACATACTTGATGCAATAAAGAATATAGCAGCTCAAACTAAGATGTTAGGTCTTAATGCATCGATTGAAGCTGCCAAGGCAGGAGAAGTTGGAAAAGGATTTTCTGTTGTTGCAACAGAAATAAAAAATTTAGCAGAGACTTCAAAGGAAACAGCAAAAAGTATTTCTGATTTAACAAATAAAATAAAAGAATCAGTTGATGGAACTGTAAAAAATGCAAAGATAACTTTAGATACAACTAAGGAGCAATCTAGAGCAATGGAAGCCGTTTCAGCAACTATTCAAGATTCAGTATTTGTTGTAGATCAATTAAGTAATATGACAGAAAATTTAAAATAG
- a CDS encoding DUF3284 domain-containing protein translates to MKAAGILNYPLEDVFHIFIKNAKKDFSDFNEEDAKGCKIQKNITSGGDKPIECTIEITDYIKNEKYQITTSTNYASCVSTYYFKGQKDGTTKLEFEENQTTEKFFGYLSLWVQRYMARRNFKAKYNNIIDGLSNELKTYTENVKRSTPKK, encoded by the coding sequence ATGAAAGCAGCAGGGATATTAAATTATCCATTAGAAGATGTATTTCATATTTTCATTAAGAATGCAAAGAAGGATTTCTCGGATTTTAATGAAGAAGATGCTAAAGGTTGTAAAATACAAAAAAATATTACTTCTGGTGGTGATAAACCAATAGAATGTACAATTGAAATAACAGATTATATCAAAAATGAAAAATATCAAATTACAACTTCAACAAACTATGCATCGTGTGTATCAACATATTATTTTAAAGGTCAAAAAGATGGCACAACTAAATTAGAATTTGAAGAAAATCAAACAACAGAAAAGTTTTTTGGTTATTTATCCTTATGGGTTCAAAGATATATGGCGAGGCGTAACTTTAAGGCAAAATATAATAATATAATTGATGGCCTTAGTAATGAATTGAAGACATATACTGAAAACGTAAAAAGAAGTACACCTAAAAAATAA
- the nadC gene encoding carboxylating nicotinate-nucleotide diphosphorylase: MNYLVVDKIIKTALLEDIPNEDITTNSIIDEKSMATVELLCKEEGIIAGLDVFKRVFDILGNVEIKFCKHDGESVYPKEKIGLLKGSTRNLLMGERIALNLLQRMSGIATLTNKFVQEIKDTNTKLLDTRKTTPNLRTLEKYSVKVGGGCNHRFNLSDGIMLKDNHISAAGGIQKAVMLARENSSFVRKIEVEVENLDMVKEAIEAKADIIMLDNMKLDTAKEAVKLINKRALIEFSGNVELGNVKEIADIGVDYISVGALTHSAKILDLSMKNLTLL; the protein is encoded by the coding sequence ATCAATTACTTAGTTGTAGATAAAATAATAAAGACTGCACTTTTAGAGGATATTCCTAATGAAGACATAACAACTAACTCAATTATCGATGAAAAAAGTATGGCTACTGTGGAATTATTATGTAAAGAAGAGGGCATAATTGCAGGACTAGATGTGTTCAAAAGAGTATTTGATATTTTAGGAAATGTAGAAATAAAATTTTGTAAACATGATGGTGAAAGTGTATATCCTAAAGAGAAGATTGGATTATTAAAAGGCAGCACTAGAAATTTATTAATGGGTGAGAGAATAGCACTAAATTTGCTTCAAAGAATGAGTGGGATAGCTACTTTAACTAATAAATTTGTTCAAGAAATAAAAGATACAAATACAAAATTATTAGATACAAGAAAAACAACACCAAATTTAAGAACTTTAGAAAAATATTCAGTAAAAGTTGGTGGAGGGTGTAATCACAGATTCAATTTGTCAGATGGAATTATGCTTAAGGATAATCATATCAGTGCTGCTGGAGGAATACAGAAGGCTGTCATGCTGGCAAGAGAAAATTCTTCATTTGTTAGAAAGATAGAAGTTGAAGTTGAAAATCTTGATATGGTAAAAGAAGCTATTGAAGCTAAGGCTGATATAATTATGCTTGACAACATGAAGCTAGACACAGCAAAAGAGGCTGTTAAGCTTATAAATAAAAGGGCTTTAATTGAGTTTTCAGGGAATGTAGAATTAGGTAATGTCAAAGAAATAGCTGATATAGGAGTAGATTACATATCAGTAGGAGCTTTAACTCATTCAGCTAAAATTCTTGATCTTAGCATGAAAAACTTAACTTTGTTATAA
- a CDS encoding amino acid ABC transporter ATP-binding protein: MEALKKFDNVTPILEVNHLGKAFGSNQVLKDIDFKIKQGDVVCIIGSSGSGKSTLLRCINMLETPTSGEILHDKENILNKRKEITSYRAKVGMVFQQFNLFNNMNVIENCMIGVTKVLKKDKEYAKNISLKYLEKVGMAPYINAKPHQLSGGQKQRVAIARALAMEPEVLLFDEPTSALDPEMVGEVLAVMRELAKEGMTMIIVTHEMAFARDVSTRTVFMEKGVIIEDDIPQVIFNNPKHTRTREFLSRFMEQ; encoded by the coding sequence ATGGAAGCTTTAAAAAAATTTGATAATGTAACTCCTATCTTAGAAGTTAATCATTTAGGAAAAGCTTTTGGAAGTAATCAAGTGTTAAAAGACATTGATTTTAAAATTAAACAAGGCGATGTAGTTTGCATTATTGGTTCGTCAGGATCTGGTAAATCAACCCTTCTTAGGTGTATAAATATGTTGGAAACTCCTACTTCAGGGGAAATATTACATGATAAAGAAAATATATTAAATAAACGTAAGGAAATAACTAGTTATAGAGCAAAAGTTGGGATGGTATTTCAACAATTTAATCTTTTTAACAATATGAATGTAATTGAAAATTGTATGATTGGAGTTACCAAGGTATTAAAAAAGGATAAGGAATATGCAAAGAACATTTCATTGAAATATCTAGAAAAAGTAGGTATGGCACCTTACATTAATGCTAAGCCTCATCAACTTTCAGGAGGACAAAAACAGCGTGTAGCTATTGCTCGTGCATTAGCTATGGAACCAGAAGTGTTATTATTCGATGAGCCAACAAGTGCATTAGACCCTGAAATGGTTGGAGAAGTTTTAGCAGTTATGCGTGAACTTGCTAAAGAAGGTATGACAATGATTATAGTTACTCATGAAATGGCATTTGCTAGAGATGTTTCAACTAGGACAGTATTTATGGAAAAAGGGGTCATAATTGAAGATGATATACCACAAGTTATATTTAATAATCCAAAGCATACACGTACTCGTGAATTTTTATCAAGATTTATGGAACAATGA
- a CDS encoding universal stress protein: MNKRKVLIPIDGTERSMHSLDFVKEIFPNDSIEIMLMNVKELVLINEMIVADEIKFAQELGEEILEAAKEKMKDYSKVDTYFTFGYPGDEIIKKAQEENIGVIVMTKSTKRGLNRIIGSVTTSVVKRAKCIVMIVPNDFTISLN, encoded by the coding sequence ATGAATAAGAGGAAAGTATTAATACCTATAGATGGAACTGAAAGAAGCATGCATTCTTTAGATTTCGTAAAAGAAATATTTCCCAATGATTCAATTGAAATCATGTTAATGAATGTTAAAGAATTAGTATTAATTAATGAGATGATAGTTGCAGATGAAATAAAATTTGCACAAGAATTAGGTGAAGAAATATTAGAAGCAGCTAAAGAAAAAATGAAAGATTATAGTAAAGTTGATACGTATTTTACTTTTGGATATCCAGGAGATGAAATTATAAAAAAAGCTCAAGAAGAAAATATTGGTGTAATCGTTATGACGAAATCAACCAAAAGAGGTTTAAATAGAATTATTGGTTCAGTAACAACAAGTGTTGTGAAGAGAGCTAAATGTATTGTAATGATAGTTCCAAATGATTTTACAATTAGTCTTAATTAA
- the trpS gene encoding tryptophan--tRNA ligase has product MGKKIILTGDRPTGKLHIGHYIGSLKNRVALQESGLYESFIMIADQQALTDNARNPEKIRNSLTEVALDYLAVGIDPSKSIIFVQSQIPELNELTMHYLNLVTLSRLERNPTVKAEIKQKNFENSIPAGFLIYPVSQAADITAFKADTVPVGEDQLPMIEQTREIVRSFNSLYGEVLVEPEAVLPSSNAGRLPGTDGKAKMSKSIGNCIYLSDDADTIKKKVMSMYTDPNHIRVEDPGQVEGNTVFTYLDVFATDKNAVEEMKEHYKRGGLGDVKVKKYLNEVLQAELEPIRNRRLEVEKDLDYVYKMLKDGSDKARAVAANTLKEVREAIGIEYFAGK; this is encoded by the coding sequence ATGGGCAAAAAAATAATACTAACAGGAGATAGACCAACAGGAAAGTTACATATAGGACATTATATAGGTTCTTTGAAAAATAGAGTTGCACTTCAAGAATCAGGATTATATGAAAGCTTTATAATGATTGCAGATCAACAAGCCTTGACAGATAATGCGAGAAATCCTGAAAAAATAAGAAATAGTTTAACTGAAGTAGCATTAGATTATTTAGCAGTTGGAATTGATCCAAGCAAATCTATTATATTTGTGCAGTCACAAATACCAGAATTAAATGAACTTACAATGCATTATTTAAATTTGGTTACTTTATCAAGATTAGAAAGAAATCCAACCGTTAAAGCTGAAATAAAACAAAAGAATTTTGAAAATAGCATTCCAGCAGGATTTCTTATTTATCCAGTAAGCCAAGCGGCTGATATTACAGCTTTTAAAGCTGATACAGTTCCAGTTGGAGAAGATCAATTACCTATGATTGAACAAACCAGAGAAATTGTTAGAAGTTTTAATTCTCTATATGGAGAAGTTTTAGTTGAGCCTGAAGCTGTGCTTCCAAGTTCAAATGCTGGAAGATTACCAGGTACTGATGGTAAAGCAAAAATGAGTAAATCAATAGGAAATTGTATATACTTATCTGATGATGCAGATACTATAAAGAAGAAAGTTATGTCAATGTATACAGATCCTAATCATATAAGGGTTGAAGATCCAGGGCAAGTAGAAGGAAATACTGTATTTACGTATTTAGATGTTTTTGCTACTGATAAAAATGCTGTAGAAGAAATGAAAGAACATTACAAGCGCGGTGGTCTTGGGGATGTTAAAGTAAAAAAATATTTAAATGAAGTTCTTCAAGCTGAATTGGAGCCAATAAGAAATAGAAGATTAGAAGTTGAAAAGGATCTTGATTATGTATATAAGATGTTAAAGGATGGTAGTGATAAAGCTAGAGCAGTAGCAGCTAATACATTAAAAGAGGTCCGAGAAGCAATAGGTATAGAATATTTTGCAGGAAAATAA
- a CDS encoding ABC transporter ATP-binding protein — MDNSPILECRNLIKTYSNKEALKGIDLTINRGRIVGLLGPNGSGKSTLIKIANGLLTPSSGEILIAGNKPGIETKKIVSYLPERTYLNDWMKVSDIINFFQDFYDNFNSEKAYSMLEKLNINPNDKLKTMSKGTKEKVQLILVMSREADLYLLDEPIAGVDPAARDYILNTIISNYNENATIIICTHLISDIERILDDVVFISYGKIFLSKSVDEIRENEGKSVDALFREVFRC, encoded by the coding sequence ATGGATAATAGCCCTATTTTAGAATGTAGAAATTTAATAAAGACATATTCTAATAAAGAAGCATTAAAAGGTATAGATTTAACAATTAATCGTGGCAGAATTGTTGGTCTTTTAGGACCTAATGGAAGTGGAAAAAGTACACTAATAAAAATTGCAAATGGCTTGTTAACTCCATCAAGCGGAGAAATCCTTATAGCTGGAAATAAGCCTGGAATTGAAACAAAAAAAATTGTATCATATCTTCCTGAAAGAACTTATTTAAATGATTGGATGAAAGTTTCTGATATAATAAATTTCTTCCAAGATTTTTATGATAACTTTAACTCAGAAAAAGCATATAGCATGCTTGAAAAATTAAATATTAATCCTAACGATAAACTAAAAACTATGTCAAAAGGTACTAAAGAAAAAGTTCAACTTATTTTAGTCATGAGCAGAGAAGCAGATCTTTACTTACTAGACGAACCTATAGCTGGTGTTGACCCTGCTGCTAGAGATTACATTTTAAATACAATAATATCTAACTACAATGAAAATGCTACAATTATTATTTGTACACATTTAATTTCAGATATAGAAAGAATATTAGATGATGTTGTATTTATATCTTATGGAAAAATATTCTTAAGCAAAAGTGTTGATGAAATTCGAGAAAATGAAGGAAAGAGTGTTGATGCTCTATTTAGGGAGGTTTTTAGATGTTAG
- the nadA gene encoding quinolinate synthase NadA: MTSDLSEEILRLKKEKNAIILAHYYQPGIIQELADYVGDSYYLSEVARDCSEEVVMFCGVRFMAESAKILSPNKRILMPCPSAGCSMADMASGKALLELKEKYPEAFVVCYINSTYNVKAHCDVAVTSSSALKILKNIQSKQIMFLPDKNLGEYISEFFPEKEFILWDGFCRCHNKISKKDILKVKEEHKEAKVLVHPECPKEIRDMADYVGSTSGIIDYATKDKGSKFIIGTEEGILHELKKKNPTKNFFIPGDKICCQDMKMTTLENLYDALLNMNNEITLDEEIRLKALKSLENMHKLGSVEP, from the coding sequence ATGACGAGTGATTTATCAGAAGAAATATTAAGATTAAAGAAAGAAAAAAATGCAATTATTTTGGCTCATTATTATCAACCAGGAATTATTCAAGAGTTGGCAGATTATGTTGGAGATTCTTATTACTTAAGTGAAGTTGCGAGAGATTGCAGTGAAGAGGTGGTAATGTTTTGTGGAGTAAGATTTATGGCAGAAAGTGCAAAAATATTATCACCTAATAAAAGAATTTTGATGCCTTGCCCTAGTGCTGGCTGTTCTATGGCAGATATGGCAAGTGGAAAAGCTTTATTAGAATTAAAAGAAAAATATCCAGAAGCATTTGTTGTATGCTATATTAATTCAACATATAACGTTAAAGCGCACTGTGATGTAGCAGTAACATCTTCAAGTGCGTTAAAAATATTAAAAAATATTCAGAGCAAGCAAATAATGTTTTTACCAGATAAAAATTTGGGAGAATATATTTCTGAATTTTTTCCAGAAAAAGAGTTTATCTTGTGGGATGGATTTTGTAGGTGTCATAATAAAATAAGCAAGAAAGATATATTAAAGGTAAAAGAGGAACATAAAGAAGCAAAAGTTTTAGTTCATCCAGAATGTCCAAAAGAAATTAGAGATATGGCTGATTATGTTGGAAGTACGAGTGGAATAATAGATTATGCAACCAAAGATAAAGGAAGTAAATTCATTATAGGAACCGAAGAAGGTATTTTACATGAACTTAAAAAGAAAAATCCCACTAAAAACTTTTTTATCCCAGGGGATAAGATATGCTGTCAAGACATGAAGATGACAACCCTTGAAAATCTCTATGATGCACTATTAAATATGAATAATGAAATAACTTTAGATGAGGAGATTAGATTAAAGGCTCTAAAATCCTTAGAAAATATGCATAAATTAGGTTCTGTAGAACCTTAA
- a CDS encoding ATP-binding protein, which yields MIRRVIKIDEEKCNGCGLCANACHEGAIGIIDGKAKLLRDDYCDGLGDCLPSCAVGAITFEEREAVAYDEEAVKINMEKRRMEVKNMEANNNGKIHLGCPGMQGKVINREKVEVKKDVSSNGEVTSQLNQWPVQIKLVSPNAAYLNNANLLIAADCTAYAYGDFHNKFIRNRITLIGCPKLDEGDYSEKLTAILKMNDIKSVTVVRMEVPCCGGIENAVKNALKACDKMIPWQVVTISTNGEIIE from the coding sequence ATGATAAGAAGAGTAATTAAAATAGATGAAGAAAAATGTAATGGATGTGGACTTTGTGCAAATGCATGTCATGAAGGAGCAATAGGGATAATAGATGGAAAAGCTAAATTACTTCGTGATGATTATTGTGATGGGTTAGGAGACTGCCTTCCTTCATGTGCAGTTGGGGCTATTACATTTGAAGAACGTGAAGCGGTAGCTTATGACGAAGAAGCTGTTAAAATAAATATGGAAAAGAGAAGAATGGAGGTAAAAAACATGGAAGCAAATAACAATGGAAAAATTCATCTTGGATGTCCAGGAATGCAGGGAAAAGTAATTAATCGTGAGAAAGTGGAAGTTAAAAAGGATGTTAGTAGTAATGGAGAGGTAACATCTCAATTAAATCAATGGCCAGTACAAATTAAACTTGTGTCACCAAATGCAGCATATTTAAATAATGCAAATTTACTTATTGCAGCTGACTGTACAGCATATGCATATGGAGATTTTCATAATAAATTTATTAGAAATAGAATTACATTAATAGGCTGTCCAAAACTTGATGAAGGAGATTATTCAGAAAAGCTTACAGCAATTTTAAAAATGAATGATATCAAGAGTGTCACTGTAGTGAGAATGGAAGTTCCTTGTTGTGGAGGAATTGAAAATGCCGTTAAGAATGCATTAAAAGCTTGTGATAAGATGATTCCATGGCAGGTAGTAACTATTTCAACCAATGGAGAAATCATAGAATAG
- a CDS encoding TIGR04540 family protein translates to MRAVYRNPRELATCLKDIVDTYNDDLISYEKMEERIMKIVDANRDSIYKEKAMSVKIANVLGDERVEVINKVVESKAGQ, encoded by the coding sequence ATGAGAGCAGTTTATAGAAACCCAAGAGAATTAGCAACATGTTTAAAGGATATTGTAGATACATACAATGATGATTTAATTTCATATGAAAAGATGGAAGAAAGAATCATGAAGATTGTAGATGCAAACAGAGATTCGATTTATAAAGAAAAAGCTATGTCAGTAAAAATCGCTAATGTCTTAGGGGACGAAAGAGTAGAAGTTATCAATAAAGTAGTTGAAAGTAAAGCAGGACAATAG
- a CDS encoding L-aspartate oxidase, which yields MNRFVDVLIVGSGVSGLYCALNLRSDLNVLVVCKGKIDCSNTYLAQGGISVARDEKDIPIYIEDTLRAGKYKNDLEAVKVLALESRVNIDKLIEMGIEFDRNEDGSLNYTKEGAHSINRIVHTKDNTGESTAKILIKNVKQKDNIKIYEETFFIDIIEKEERCIGAVLLKENEQINVYAKAVVLATGGIGGLYNNSTNQRILTGDGIVAAVKHNISLKDVNYIQIHPTAFYEEETNQRRFLISESLRGEGGILTNVNGERFVNELLPRDVVSQAVYEQMAETETPYVNLDIRFLGEDFIKNRFSTIYRECLKRGTDITKEYIKVSPAQHFFMGGIRVDLNSRTSMNNLYAVGETSCTGIHGANRLASNSLLEGLVFSRRAANFINNIVDSLEIEVSIVDKLNKSIEKVLRENTELAKAVIKEKGGILDDQLLSCR from the coding sequence GTGAATAGATTTGTTGATGTATTAATAGTTGGTTCAGGGGTATCAGGTCTTTATTGTGCATTAAATTTGAGAAGTGATTTAAATGTTTTAGTGGTATGCAAAGGCAAGATTGATTGCAGTAATACTTATTTAGCCCAAGGAGGAATATCTGTTGCAAGAGATGAAAAAGATATTCCGATATATATTGAAGATACTTTAAGGGCAGGAAAGTATAAAAATGATTTAGAAGCAGTTAAGGTTTTAGCTTTGGAATCTAGGGTGAATATAGATAAGTTAATAGAGATGGGAATTGAATTTGATAGAAATGAAGATGGAAGTTTAAATTACACAAAAGAGGGAGCACATTCTATAAATAGAATCGTTCATACAAAAGATAATACTGGGGAGAGTACAGCAAAGATTCTGATTAAAAATGTTAAACAAAAAGATAATATAAAGATTTATGAGGAAACTTTTTTTATAGATATTATAGAAAAGGAAGAACGCTGTATTGGAGCAGTACTTTTAAAAGAAAATGAGCAGATAAATGTTTATGCAAAAGCTGTGGTTCTTGCGACAGGTGGTATTGGTGGATTATATAATAACTCAACAAATCAAAGGATATTAACAGGAGATGGAATAGTAGCGGCTGTAAAGCATAATATATCATTAAAAGATGTAAATTATATTCAAATACATCCAACAGCATTTTATGAGGAAGAAACAAATCAAAGAAGATTTCTAATATCTGAGTCTTTAAGGGGAGAAGGAGGGATTCTTACAAATGTTAATGGAGAAAGGTTTGTTAATGAGCTGTTACCAAGAGATGTTGTTTCTCAAGCAGTATATGAACAAATGGCAGAAACTGAAACTCCATATGTAAATTTAGATATAAGATTCTTAGGCGAAGATTTTATAAAAAATAGATTTTCAACTATTTATAGAGAATGTTTAAAGAGAGGAACTGATATTACTAAAGAATATATTAAAGTTTCTCCGGCCCAACACTTTTTTATGGGTGGGATAAGAGTGGATTTGAATTCTAGAACTTCTATGAATAATTTATATGCAGTTGGTGAGACAAGCTGTACTGGAATACATGGTGCAAATAGACTTGCTAGTAATTCATTGCTTGAAGGGCTTGTATTTTCGAGAAGAGCTGCAAATTTTATTAACAATATTGTTGATAGCTTAGAGATTGAAGTCTCTATTGTGGATAAATTAAATAAATCAATAGAAAAAGTTTTAAGAGAAAATACAGAATTAGCTAAGGCAGTTATAAAAGAAAAGGGTGGAATATTAGATGATCAATTACTTAGTTGTAGATAA
- a CDS encoding GntR family transcriptional regulator has translation MSWNFSDDRPIYMQLMEQIQLRIVSGIYKAGEKLPSVRDMAGDAAVNPNTMQKALTELERTGLVFSQRTSGRFITEDIEMIKDIRNNLAQEQIEKFLYNMRKIGYTNQETIELITIISKEMK, from the coding sequence ATGTCATGGAATTTTAGTGATGATAGGCCAATTTATATGCAGCTTATGGAACAAATTCAGCTCAGAATTGTTTCAGGCATATATAAGGCTGGTGAAAAATTACCATCTGTAAGAGATATGGCAGGTGACGCAGCTGTTAATCCAAATACAATGCAAAAAGCATTAACAGAATTAGAGCGTACTGGATTAGTATTTAGTCAAAGAACAAGTGGTAGATTTATAACGGAGGATATTGAAATGATTAAAGATATTAGAAATAATTTGGCTCAAGAACAAATTGAAAAATTTCTATATAACATGAGAAAAATCGGTTATACAAACCAAGAAACAATAGAACTTATTACAATTATATCCAAGGAGATGAAATAA
- a CDS encoding metallophosphoesterase, with amino-acid sequence MTILIVLVVLMAFVLLSYYIGRKVKFAIEGIGIDINDRIKHIVYWIIYWSIALSFIFSNILRGISSTDNFITETSKIIGAIYLGFFFYSILILPLVDLLKFIIKKINFKITIKKRLKKIYCNGISVFITILIILTFGAWNCQHKVVTNYKVNINKNAGSLNSLNVVMLSDVHIGIGVRKNGISQMVNSINALKPDVVVFCGDIFDDSTTTELKEYSRDEFKNIKSKYGVYAITGNHEYGAGNLTDTITYFEDANIKYLQDQSIKIADSFYIIGRSDQGQGGNSGHNNTAPLNEILKDTDKSLPMIVLNHRPDKLEEAEAENIDLQLSGHTHKGQLFPGNLIINAIYEDAYGLLKKDNFNLIVSSGYGTWGPPIRTGSNSEIVKITINFNKP; translated from the coding sequence ATGACAATTCTAATTGTTTTAGTAGTACTTATGGCCTTTGTACTGCTTTCATATTACATTGGAAGAAAAGTGAAATTTGCAATTGAAGGAATTGGAATAGATATTAATGATAGAATTAAACATATAGTCTATTGGATAATCTATTGGAGTATTGCATTATCCTTCATTTTTAGCAATATACTTCGTGGTATTTCATCAACAGATAATTTTATCACAGAGACTTCAAAAATAATTGGTGCAATTTATCTTGGGTTCTTTTTCTACTCAATTCTAATATTGCCTCTTGTGGATTTATTAAAATTCATTATTAAAAAAATAAATTTTAAAATCACAATAAAGAAAAGATTAAAAAAAATATATTGTAATGGAATTTCAGTATTTATAACAATTTTAATTATCCTCACATTTGGTGCTTGGAATTGTCAGCATAAAGTTGTAACAAATTACAAAGTGAATATAAACAAAAATGCTGGAAGTCTTAATTCCTTAAATGTAGTTATGCTGTCTGATGTTCACATTGGTATAGGAGTAAGAAAGAATGGAATTTCTCAAATGGTTAACTCAATAAATGCATTAAAGCCTGACGTTGTAGTATTTTGCGGAGATATATTTGATGATAGTACTACTACTGAATTAAAAGAATACTCAAGAGATGAATTTAAAAACATAAAATCAAAATATGGAGTTTATGCCATTACAGGAAATCATGAATATGGAGCTGGTAATTTAACAGATACTATCACCTATTTCGAAGATGCTAATATTAAATACTTACAGGACCAATCGATAAAAATTGCTGATAGTTTTTACATAATTGGACGAAGTGATCAAGGACAAGGTGGAAATTCTGGACATAATAATACAGCTCCTCTTAATGAAATATTAAAAGATACTGATAAATCTCTTCCTATGATAGTCTTAAATCATAGACCAGATAAATTAGAAGAAGCAGAGGCTGAAAATATAGATTTACAACTTTCAGGTCACACACATAAAGGACAACTCTTCCCTGGTAATCTGATAATTAATGCAATATATGAAGATGCTTATGGTCTTCTAAAAAAAGATAACTTCAATTTAATTGTCAGTTCAGGTTACGGCACTTGGGGACCTCCTATAAGAACTGGAAGCAATAGTGAAATTGTGAAGATAACTATTAACTTTAATAAACCATAA